The Planctomycetota bacterium genome includes a region encoding these proteins:
- a CDS encoding helix-turn-helix domain-containing protein: protein MKPCDAPDYVTRCHLCGWPEGQPWLTVEQAAASLAIAPRKLREMINCGVFSQVIKVARTWRIHHEALDGYIVATQELLGAPQKNPREQ, encoded by the coding sequence GTGAAGCCCTGTGACGCGCCCGACTACGTCACCCGCTGCCATCTCTGCGGATGGCCCGAGGGCCAACCCTGGCTCACCGTCGAGCAGGCGGCCGCGTCACTGGCCATCGCCCCGAGGAAGCTGCGGGAGATGATCAACTGCGGCGTCTTCAGCCAGGTCATCAAGGTCGCCCGCACATGGCGCATCCACCACGAGGCACTCGACGGCTACATCGTAGCGACCCAGGAGCTTCTGGGGGCACCGCAAAAAAATCCGCGGGAGCAGTGA
- a CDS encoding bifunctional DNA primase/polymerase, with amino-acid sequence MSEPDPAHTDNAILEAALEYAARGWLVFPLKPSGKTPLTPHGFKDATTDPEQIRAWWTQHPDANVGIRTGAVSGLVVLDIDCHGEADGEASLAKLQEDFGRLPPTLEVKTPSGGRHLYFVHRDGEVKSRNGLRPGLDLKADGGYVVAPPSALRDSPEPYARHNGHSSCPLPMWLIEQANGRRSTPAPAATLPASQVTRSAARYAETALKLEVRNLRQAPEGTRNDTLNRAAFSLGQLVGGGYLDRAHVEAELAATAAITGLGEREAAATIQSGLEAGIQEPRRVEMRRPRRSLTSPAPGPNGVILIPGPHWDDQDRYIEQSCKTFADQVLGALPPDLIYRKSHLPGELLGKPGARRWDELSADRSRLLVDEHMKLGAWYPRKNDEGSVLVYKPCSGDNAALALAGAKADPRVRDLDLLVCYPVYGPDFQRVQPGWHDGIYYDEPPELQGIEPQRDLEHIHEELHELVVDFPFKDEASRQNFIGLMLTPLVAPAIDGNRPLHLLLSPLERTGKSKLAAEVLGGVILGRETPALQLTDRDEERDKRLLALLLQGETVVHLDNLPRALDSAALSSILTATSYQGRILGASKIVSLANTVTFVASGNNTECSGEIAKRTVPIQLQPNTPNPEARQDFLYPNLRAHIRSSRARIFAVLLGMIENWLEKGRPLHKNRLGGFEAWSETIGGILHANCFNRWRTNEAEWRKSANPTAQEWETFVAAWWEKFGPVPVSVAELMRVADDEECFPDALSRRTERGRQVAFGTLLRQRVNTPIAQVTIRREGCGTHSAYFLERRHRE; translated from the coding sequence GTGAGCGAACCGGACCCAGCCCATACCGACAATGCCATCCTCGAAGCTGCCCTCGAATATGCCGCACGGGGCTGGCTCGTCTTCCCTTTGAAGCCGAGCGGCAAGACCCCGCTGACCCCGCACGGGTTCAAGGATGCGACCACCGACCCCGAGCAGATCCGTGCGTGGTGGACGCAGCACCCCGACGCCAACGTCGGCATCCGCACGGGCGCCGTATCGGGCCTCGTGGTGCTGGACATCGACTGCCACGGCGAGGCGGACGGCGAGGCGTCCCTGGCCAAGCTCCAAGAGGACTTCGGGCGGCTGCCGCCGACCCTCGAGGTCAAGACCCCGAGCGGCGGACGGCATCTGTACTTCGTCCATCGAGACGGAGAGGTGAAGAGCCGCAACGGCCTGCGGCCCGGCCTGGACCTCAAGGCCGACGGGGGGTACGTCGTCGCGCCGCCGTCCGCGCTCCGCGACAGCCCCGAACCGTACGCCCGACACAACGGCCACTCGTCGTGCCCGCTCCCGATGTGGCTCATCGAGCAGGCCAACGGCCGCCGCTCGACGCCGGCGCCTGCGGCCACGCTGCCGGCCTCGCAGGTCACCCGCTCAGCCGCTCGCTATGCCGAGACGGCCCTCAAGCTCGAAGTCCGCAACCTCCGCCAGGCCCCCGAGGGCACGCGGAACGACACGCTGAACCGCGCGGCGTTCAGTCTCGGCCAGCTCGTCGGCGGCGGGTACCTCGACCGCGCCCACGTCGAGGCCGAGCTCGCCGCGACGGCCGCGATCACCGGGCTGGGCGAGCGCGAGGCCGCCGCGACGATCCAGAGCGGCCTCGAAGCCGGCATCCAGGAGCCCCGCAGGGTCGAGATGCGGCGCCCGCGGCGGTCCCTGACCTCCCCGGCGCCCGGCCCGAACGGCGTCATTCTGATCCCCGGCCCGCACTGGGACGACCAGGACCGCTACATCGAGCAATCGTGCAAGACCTTTGCCGACCAGGTGCTCGGCGCACTCCCGCCCGACCTGATCTACCGCAAGAGCCATCTCCCCGGCGAACTTCTGGGCAAGCCCGGCGCCCGACGCTGGGACGAGCTGAGCGCCGACCGCAGCCGCCTGCTCGTGGACGAGCACATGAAGCTCGGCGCCTGGTACCCCCGCAAGAACGACGAAGGCTCCGTCCTGGTGTACAAGCCCTGCAGCGGAGACAACGCTGCCCTCGCCCTCGCGGGGGCCAAGGCCGACCCACGCGTCCGCGATCTCGACCTCCTGGTCTGCTACCCCGTCTACGGCCCCGACTTCCAGCGCGTCCAGCCCGGTTGGCACGACGGCATCTACTACGACGAGCCGCCCGAGCTCCAGGGCATCGAGCCCCAGCGCGACCTCGAACACATCCACGAGGAACTCCACGAGCTGGTCGTCGACTTCCCCTTCAAGGACGAGGCGAGCCGCCAGAACTTCATCGGCCTCATGCTCACGCCCCTCGTGGCGCCCGCCATCGACGGCAACCGCCCGCTCCACCTCCTCCTATCGCCCCTCGAGCGCACGGGCAAGTCGAAGCTCGCCGCAGAGGTCCTCGGCGGCGTCATCCTGGGACGCGAGACGCCAGCTCTCCAACTGACGGACCGAGACGAAGAACGCGACAAGCGCCTCCTGGCCCTCCTCCTCCAGGGCGAGACGGTCGTCCACCTCGATAACCTCCCGCGTGCGCTCGACAGCGCGGCGCTGTCCTCCATCCTGACCGCCACGAGCTACCAGGGCCGCATCCTGGGCGCCTCGAAGATCGTCAGCCTCGCCAACACGGTCACCTTCGTGGCCTCGGGCAACAACACCGAGTGCAGCGGCGAGATCGCCAAGCGCACCGTGCCCATCCAGCTCCAGCCGAATACCCCGAACCCCGAGGCCCGCCAGGACTTCCTCTACCCCAACCTCCGCGCCCATATCCGAAGCTCGCGCGCCCGCATCTTCGCCGTCCTCCTCGGGATGATCGAGAACTGGCTTGAGAAAGGACGGCCCCTCCACAAAAACCGGCTCGGCGGCTTCGAGGCCTGGTCCGAGACCATCGGCGGCATCCTCCACGCCAACTGCTTCAACCGCTGGCGGACCAATGAGGCCGAATGGCGCAAGAGCGCCAACCCCACCGCCCAGGAGTGGGAGACGTTTGTGGCCGCCTGGTGGGAGAAGTTCGGGCCGGTCCCCGTGTCCGTAGCCGAGTTGATGCGGGTTGCCGACGATGAGGAGTGCTTCCCGGACGCGTTGAGCCGCAGGACAGAGCGCGGGCGGCAAGTGGCATTCGGCACGCTGCTCCGCCAGCGTGTGAACACGCCCATCGCTCAGGTCACGATCCGCCGAGAAGGCTGCGGCACCCACTCGGCCTACTTCCTGGAGCGGCGGCACCGTGAGTGA